The following is a genomic window from Bacteroidota bacterium.
TTTCAAACAAGGATTCGGTTTGCCGCTGGTGGATTTACCCACGCTGCTGGAGTTAAGCATGAAAGGAAATTTTTATTTCGATAATCATGATTTCGGCAAATGGAGGGTGTATGCAAAACAAATTACAAAAACCTACCCGGTGGAAATAATAAAAGGAAGATTTGAAGCGGCAAAAGCGCATTATGAAAAATACCGCCCGCAACTGGAAATAAATTTTTCAGAAGTGGAAAATTATTTTCAGAAAATTATTTTAACCGGCTACGCCAGGGCGGGAAGGTATAAACTCATTGCCAAAGATTTTGCAGGAGCAAGGAAGGACTATGCGAAAGCGATTTGTTATAAAGGTTTTTCTCAGTTCTCATGGCGGCTGCGCGCGGGCATGGGATATGTTTTAAGTTTTTTCCATCTGGATGTGGAATGGCTGGCAAAACTGCTTGGCAAAAAAACATACACAAAAAATTAAACCTGATACTTATCTTAATATGGCATTTTGCAGTTCATTCGTAAATTCGCACCCATTCGTTTTTCGTTGATTCAATGATTTCAAAAAAATTTCTTGCCTCTTCTTTTATTTACACTTTCATCGGTGCGCTGCCGCTGGCATCCAGCATTATCCTGCTTCCGTTCTACACGAATCTTCTTTCCATTTCTCAGTTTGGCGAACTTGCCCTTTATATCGGGTTCACTTTTCTCATCCAGGTTGTTGTGAATTTCGGATTGGATACTTCCATTGGGGTGCATTATTTTGAATACAGGGAAAATAAAAAAGAACTGAGCGAATACATAGGAACAGTGGTTGCATTGTTGTTGCTCATCGGAATCTTTTTTACTGCTGTTTCACTTCTCGCAGGGAATCTTGCATTTGAAAAAGTTTTTGCCGGAAGTGAAATTTCTTTTTTCCCATTCGGATTCATGTCGGTGCTTACTGCCATCTTCAACAGTTTTTTCAAAACCTATTCCAATCTTCTCATCACGCAGCAGCGCCCGAAACTTTTTTTCTGGGTAAACTTTTTCAATTTCATTCTCACCATTGGAATTTCGCTTGCGGGATTGTACTTATATCCTCATTCATTGATTGGTCCTATGTGGGGAAGATTGCTTTCGGGTGTTGGAATTTTTCTGCTTGCCTTTTATTTTTTCGCCAGCGAGTTCGGCATTCATTTCAAAATTGACTTGCTGAAAGGTATGTGGAGTTTTTGTTTTCCGGTTGCCGCGTATTTCATCCTCATGTGGATTGTCTCTTACATTGACCGCTACATTATTAATGACTATCTCACCACTTCCGATGTGGGCATTTATGATTTCGCGATGAAATGCACGCTGGGAATTGATTTTTTGCAGATGGGGCTGAGCAACGCCATTCAACCGAAAATTTTTTCCATCTGGAAAGAAAAAAATATCAGCGAAAGCACTGTGGAAGTGAACCGCTACTTCAATGCATTCACTGCAATTACTGTATTGTTAATTCCTGCGACAGTATTCATCATGCCGGTTGTAGTTCCGCTGCTGGTTTACAAGCCGCAGTATTACGATGCATTTAATTATTTGCCGCTGCTCGCGCTTGGATTTGTTTTCCGGGGATTGTTCAACATGTATCTTGCTCCCGTTTATTTTTTCAAAAAGACAAAAGTGCTCACGAAAGTTTTTTTTCTCTCTTCTGTAATTCAGGTTGCACTCATGATTTTATTTATTAAGCAATGGGGAGTATGGGGAGTGGTGTGGGCGGGCTTGCTCACAAAACCGGTGCAGGTGTTTTTTCTCTGGCTGGAGAGCCGGAAAATTTTTCAATTCCGGTTTAACAAAACAAAACTGCTGTTGCTTCCGGTAATTTTTTCAATGCTGGTAATCCTTGCAGATAGATTTATTCCTTTCAACTATATCCTTCTTGTTTCTGCAGGAGAAATTATTCTTGTCGGAATTTTTGTACTGCTTATTTACCGGAATGAATTAAAAATTACATGGGAGAATCTGACTAAAAAAACCACGCAATAAATTTCATTCAGAAAATTTATATCCTACTCCCCTAACCGAAAAAAAATGTTTCGGCTCGCGGGGATTTTTTTCAAAATATTTCCGGAAGTTCACAATGTAATTATCAATGGTGCGGGTGGAAGGATACACATCGTATTCCCAGACATTTTTCAGAATTTCCTCCCGCGAAACCACTTCGTTCTTTTTTTCGATTAAGAGTTTCAGCAAATGAATTTCTCTTTTTGAAATAGTTTGTTTCTTTCCTCTGAAAGATTTTATTTCATACGTGGCGAAATTAATTTCATTCCCTCCGAATTTATACTGCTGGTTCTGAATTCTCGATTCGCTGCTTTTAGTTTTTCTCTTCAGCAAATTGCTTACTCTCAGCAAAAGTTCCTGCAGGTTGAACGGCTTGGCGAGATAATCATCCGCTCCTAA
Proteins encoded in this region:
- a CDS encoding polysaccharide biosynthesis C-terminal domain-containing protein, whose translation is MISKKFLASSFIYTFIGALPLASSIILLPFYTNLLSISQFGELALYIGFTFLIQVVVNFGLDTSIGVHYFEYRENKKELSEYIGTVVALLLLIGIFFTAVSLLAGNLAFEKVFAGSEISFFPFGFMSVLTAIFNSFFKTYSNLLITQQRPKLFFWVNFFNFILTIGISLAGLYLYPHSLIGPMWGRLLSGVGIFLLAFYFFASEFGIHFKIDLLKGMWSFCFPVAAYFILMWIVSYIDRYIINDYLTTSDVGIYDFAMKCTLGIDFLQMGLSNAIQPKIFSIWKEKNISESTVEVNRYFNAFTAITVLLIPATVFIMPVVVPLLVYKPQYYDAFNYLPLLALGFVFRGLFNMYLAPVYFFKKTKVLTKVFFLSSVIQVALMILFIKQWGVWGVVWAGLLTKPVQVFFLWLESRKIFQFRFNKTKLLLLPVIFSMLVILADRFIPFNYILLVSAGEIILVGIFVLLIYRNELKITWENLTKKTTQ
- a CDS encoding response regulator transcription factor, whose protein sequence is MAQRILLVEDEKNLRDTIRLNLELEGYHVTEARDGKIAFDTFRSAHFDLLILDVMLPEMDGYTLCRKIRMENTEVPVLFLTAKGSSDERVQGLKLGADDYLAKPFNLQELLLRVSNLLKRKTKSSESRIQNQQYKFGGNEINFATYEIKSFRGKKQTISKREIHLLKLLIEKKNEVVSREEILKNVWEYDVYPSTRTIDNYIVNFRKYFEKNPREPKHFFSVRGVGYKFSE